One genomic window of Malaciobacter molluscorum LMG 25693 includes the following:
- a CDS encoding TonB-dependent receptor domain-containing protein translates to MNLKRHLVASLSIFSTLTFANASNEKSIGDVTVVSASGFDQNITDAPASISVITAAELEKKSYTDISDALKNVPGVFVSGGGSNQSIMIRGMSSGYTLYLVDGRPMQGGDAFELNGQLKGAQMNFLPSIDEIERIEIIRGPASSRYGSDAMGGVINIITKRNVDKFTAKISSEYIMADSKNEVNNDSVQTNLYIRTPLIDKLLSFSLTGSFLNQDESDFKANDTKSAGSDPEYKRKNLNTKFILTPDENNKFTLGYMYSKQERTWSEGKSIAKGEEDTYQKSIKYNYSLAHDLKFDNFVMNSYINYDKAKNPTRTNSDTGNGIKFETLTLNTQGTYFFESNALSIGANYKKEKLEDGATNGLNNTITKMDRYQYSLFLEDEITLTDDLFLTLSGRYDYNEDFGSHFSPKAYLVYHLTDNWTLKGGVTSGYKAPSLRQSATDFAGISRGGVMLGNPDLEPEKTINYETSIAYNNSNNTLKSSLTVFQTDFKDAINRTNRFCVPNQPCVYKGNTYEAHPYGYTAYENIDEAQIKGIEFTTDYQITPTLSYRQSYTYTDSEKKSGINKGDPLNDISKHMFNAGLDWEATSKLLLWTQVNYRSKSAGSIPKGADSLQKNPSYTFADAGLVYDVNKDIKLKFGIYNIANEKVTTDDYDMVLDGRRYSFAMNIKF, encoded by the coding sequence ATGAATTTAAAAAGACATTTAGTCGCTTCTTTATCAATATTTAGTACATTAACATTTGCAAATGCATCAAATGAAAAATCTATAGGAGATGTAACAGTAGTAAGTGCATCAGGTTTTGATCAAAATATAACTGACGCTCCTGCAAGTATTTCTGTAATTACAGCTGCTGAATTAGAAAAGAAATCTTATACAGATATAAGTGATGCATTAAAAAATGTTCCAGGGGTTTTTGTATCAGGTGGTGGTTCAAATCAATCTATTATGATTAGAGGAATGAGTTCAGGATATACATTATACTTAGTTGATGGTCGTCCAATGCAAGGAGGAGATGCATTTGAATTAAACGGTCAATTAAAAGGTGCCCAAATGAACTTTTTACCTTCAATTGATGAGATTGAAAGAATAGAGATTATTAGAGGTCCTGCATCATCAAGATATGGTTCTGATGCTATGGGTGGGGTTATTAATATAATAACTAAAAGAAATGTAGATAAATTTACTGCAAAAATATCAAGTGAATATATTATGGCAGATTCAAAAAATGAAGTAAATAACGATTCTGTTCAAACAAATTTATATATTAGAACACCATTAATTGATAAATTATTATCTTTTTCTTTAACTGGCTCTTTTTTAAATCAAGATGAAAGTGACTTTAAGGCAAATGACACAAAAAGTGCAGGAAGTGACCCAGAATATAAAAGAAAGAATTTAAACACTAAGTTTATATTAACACCAGATGAAAATAATAAATTTACTTTAGGATATATGTATTCCAAACAAGAAAGAACTTGGAGTGAAGGTAAAAGTATTGCAAAAGGTGAAGAAGATACATATCAAAAATCAATAAAATATAATTACTCTTTAGCCCATGATTTAAAATTTGATAATTTTGTTATGAATTCGTATATTAATTATGATAAAGCAAAAAATCCAACAAGAACAAATTCAGATACAGGTAATGGCATAAAGTTTGAAACATTAACTTTAAATACACAAGGTACATATTTTTTTGAATCAAATGCATTATCAATAGGTGCTAATTATAAAAAAGAAAAATTAGAAGACGGTGCTACAAATGGTCTTAATAATACTATTACTAAGATGGATAGATACCAATACTCGCTATTTCTTGAAGATGAAATAACACTAACAGATGATCTATTTTTAACTTTAAGTGGTAGATATGATTATAATGAAGATTTTGGAAGTCATTTTAGTCCAAAAGCCTATTTAGTTTATCATCTTACAGATAATTGGACTTTAAAAGGTGGAGTTACAAGTGGTTATAAAGCACCCTCTTTAAGACAATCTGCAACTGATTTTGCTGGTATTTCAAGAGGTGGAGTAATGTTAGGTAATCCTGATTTAGAACCAGAAAAAACAATAAATTATGAAACTTCAATAGCATATAATAATTCAAATAATACATTAAAATCTAGTTTAACTGTTTTTCAAACTGATTTTAAAGATGCAATCAATAGAACAAATAGATTTTGTGTTCCTAATCAACCTTGCGTATATAAAGGTAATACTTATGAAGCCCATCCATATGGATATACAGCTTATGAGAATATAGATGAAGCACAAATTAAAGGAATAGAATTTACAACTGATTATCAAATTACACCTACTTTATCATATAGACAAAGTTATACATATACAGATTCTGAAAAAAAATCTGGAATAAATAAAGGTGATCCATTAAATGATATTTCAAAACATATGTTTAATGCAGGTCTTGATTGGGAAGCTACATCAAAACTTTTATTATGGACTCAAGTTAATTATAGAAGCAAATCAGCAGGAAGTATTCCAAAAGGAGCAGACTCTTTACAAAAAAATCCTTCTTATACTTTTGCAGATGCAGGATTAGTTTATGATGTAAATAAAGATATAAAATTAAAATTTGGTATTTATAACATTGCAAATGAAAAAGTTACAACTGATGATTATGATATGGTTTTAGATGGAAGAAGATATAGCTTTGCTATGAATATAAAATTTTAG
- a CDS encoding PepSY-associated TM helix domain-containing protein, whose translation MEKSFKQSMLWLHTYSGLILGWLLFAVFVTGTTSYYRNEINTWMKPELQYSKQSINSINIAKQKALELQNKSELFVDLPNSRSNYISIKWFEKEKTSKRPKRVMKYYDASTGEEIHTRQTKGGDFLYRFHFELYSMPRYIGRWIVGIATMSMLVAIITGIIIHTRIFKDIFTFRNKANTRGWMDAHILPAVAALPFHIMITYSGLLLFIRLMMPWGITAVYDKDFNSFLKDFTKLKQTYIQKPSKDISHDVLSKKNLDLILEKANKIWPNNIGSFVINNEKKLIVEVSPKEKDSIFSLRFDRSYAIYDGKTTNLIYQSKTPAGDSITSKTFASMETLHRARFADSFMRFILFVCGVTGIVLAGTGLILWVEKRKKKYTKKKSYGFFIVDKLNIGTIAGLFIAIAVYFISNRVIGFDIENRQNLEINSFFIAWLLSYIYAFFRNSKKAWIEQFAIASLLYLFIPIINLSIYKNNILQRDTIYTYFDISFIILSFVFAVGAYFLRKRYKKGEAK comes from the coding sequence ATGGAAAAAAGTTTTAAACAATCAATGCTATGGTTACATACATATAGTGGTTTAATTTTAGGTTGGCTTTTATTTGCAGTTTTTGTAACAGGTACTACATCTTATTATAGAAATGAAATCAATACATGGATGAAACCAGAACTTCAATACTCAAAACAGAGTATAAATAGTATAAATATTGCAAAACAAAAAGCATTAGAATTACAAAATAAATCAGAATTATTTGTAGATTTACCAAATAGTCGTTCAAATTATATCTCTATTAAATGGTTTGAAAAAGAAAAAACATCAAAAAGACCAAAAAGAGTTATGAAATATTATGATGCTTCAACAGGAGAAGAGATTCATACTAGACAAACAAAAGGAGGTGATTTTTTATATAGATTTCACTTTGAACTTTATAGTATGCCAAGATATATTGGAAGATGGATTGTAGGAATTGCAACAATGTCTATGCTTGTTGCTATAATTACTGGTATTATAATTCATACAAGAATATTCAAAGATATTTTTACTTTTAGAAATAAAGCAAATACAAGAGGATGGATGGATGCTCACATTCTTCCTGCTGTTGCGGCACTACCTTTTCATATTATGATTACATATTCAGGATTATTATTATTTATTAGATTGATGATGCCTTGGGGGATAACTGCTGTTTATGACAAAGATTTCAACTCATTTTTGAAAGATTTTACAAAATTAAAACAAACTTATATTCAAAAACCTTCAAAAGATATTTCTCATGATGTTTTATCTAAAAAGAATTTAGATTTGATTTTAGAAAAAGCAAATAAAATTTGGCCTAATAATATAGGTTCATTTGTAATAAATAATGAAAAAAAACTTATAGTTGAAGTTAGTCCAAAAGAGAAAGATTCTATTTTTTCTTTAAGATTTGATAGAAGTTATGCCATTTATGATGGAAAAACTACAAACTTAATATATCAAAGTAAAACACCAGCAGGAGATAGTATTACTTCAAAAACTTTTGCAAGTATGGAGACTTTACATAGAGCAAGATTTGCAGATTCATTTATGAGATTTATACTTTTTGTATGTGGAGTAACTGGTATAGTTTTAGCAGGAACAGGATTGATTCTTTGGGTAGAAAAAAGAAAGAAGAAATATACAAAGAAGAAATCTTATGGTTTTTTTATTGTTGATAAATTAAATATAGGAACAATTGCTGGTCTTTTTATTGCAATTGCTGTTTATTTTATTTCAAACAGAGTTATAGGATTTGATATTGAAAATAGACAAAACTTAGAGATAAATTCATTTTTTATTGCATGGTTATTATCATATATTTATGCTTTTTTTAGAAATAGTAAAAAAGCATGGATTGAACAATTTGCTATTGCTTCATTATTATATCTTTTTATACCAATTATAAATCTATCTATTTATAAAAATAATATATTACAAAGAGATACTATATACACTTATTTTGATATATCTTTTATTATTTTATCTTTTGTTTTTGCAGTTGGAGCATACTTTTTAAGAAAAAGATATAAAAAAGGAGAAGCAAAATGA
- a CDS encoding DUF3325 family protein: MSLNIFLTYISLLLLSISLNKHYKSLFDKSINKKTMIIFRTIGYATLVITLAIFIHIKGISLGITYFIGIIAPLIIFISILFTYQSKYIIKYTLVLFLISTFFTIY, translated from the coding sequence ATGAGCTTAAATATTTTTTTAACTTATATATCACTGCTTTTACTTTCAATTAGCCTAAATAAACACTATAAATCACTATTTGATAAAAGCATAAATAAAAAAACAATGATCATTTTTAGAACTATTGGTTATGCAACTTTAGTAATAACTTTAGCTATTTTTATTCATATAAAAGGTATATCTTTGGGGATCACATATTTTATAGGAATAATAGCTCCTTTAATAATATTTATTTCTATTTTATTTACCTATCAATCTAAATATATAATTAAATATACACTAGTTTTATTTTTAATTTCTACTTTTTTTACAATATATTAA